One Ignavibacteria bacterium genomic window carries:
- a CDS encoding AraC family transcriptional regulator has translation MKEKFYIKNMVCQRCINVVKNELENLGIEILEIDLGYAVLKTKPDAIQLDKIKQVLLTNGFELLDEKRSQIVEQINNVIINQVHHNNSDKREMEKYSDYLSRKLNLDYNYLSNLYSSIESITIEKFIILQKIEKVKELLVYDELSLGEIAFNLCYSSVQHLSSQFKNITGLTPSQFKLNAGNRRKPLDHLSNS, from the coding sequence ATGAAAGAGAAGTTTTATATAAAAAATATGGTTTGTCAAAGATGTATAAACGTTGTCAAAAACGAATTAGAAAATCTTGGAATAGAAATTTTGGAAATTGATTTAGGATATGCAGTGTTAAAGACCAAACCTGACGCAATTCAGTTGGATAAAATAAAACAAGTATTGTTGACAAATGGTTTTGAACTTCTCGATGAGAAAAGAAGTCAGATTGTAGAACAAATAAACAATGTTATAATAAATCAAGTTCACCACAATAATAGTGATAAACGAGAAATGGAAAAGTATTCCGATTATTTATCGCGTAAATTAAATTTAGATTATAATTATTTAAGTAATCTTTATTCTTCAATAGAAAGTATTACAATTGAAAAATTTATAATATTGCAAAAAATTGAAAAAGTGAAAGAATTATTGGTCTATGATGAATTATCTTTAGGTGAAATAGCTTTTAATTTATGTTATAGCAGTGTTCAGCATTTATCCAGCCAATTTAAGAATATAACAGGTCTTACTCCATCCCAATTCAAGTTAAATGCAGGGAACCGGAGAAAACCTTTAGATCATCTTTCAAATTCTTGA
- a CDS encoding MauE/DoxX family redox-associated membrane protein: MKHTYKIQGMSCNSCVSKIENQLINTTGITSAKVSLNPPQAEISMSEHVDTVKLNLMLSKIGNYSLQEIHTNGTSILTEVLAETESESKFLTYKPIILIFVYLLGLVFLGEFHKGYFSAMTFMNNFMGGFFITFSFFKLLNLEGFANAYSSYDIIAKKWNPYGYIYPFIELFLGIAFLSSFLPFITNSITFIVMAVSSIGVIESVLKKNKIQCACLGTVFNLPMSTVTIIEDLLMVTMSAIMLILI, translated from the coding sequence ATGAAACATACATATAAAATACAAGGAATGAGTTGTAATTCATGTGTTAGTAAAATAGAGAACCAATTAATTAATACTACCGGAATTACTTCCGCCAAAGTTTCTTTAAATCCTCCGCAGGCAGAAATATCAATGTCAGAACATGTGGACACTGTAAAGCTAAATTTAATGTTAAGTAAAATAGGTAATTATTCTTTACAAGAAATTCATACAAACGGTACTTCTATATTAACAGAAGTATTAGCTGAAACCGAGTCGGAAAGTAAGTTTTTAACCTATAAACCTATAATTTTGATTTTTGTTTATTTACTGGGACTCGTTTTCTTAGGTGAGTTTCATAAGGGATATTTTTCTGCAATGACTTTTATGAATAATTTTATGGGAGGATTCTTTATAACATTCTCGTTTTTTAAACTTTTAAATTTAGAAGGCTTTGCAAATGCATATTCATCTTATGATATTATAGCAAAAAAATGGAATCCCTACGGATACATCTATCCCTTTATTGAACTTTTTCTTGGAATTGCATTTTTAAGTTCATTTTTACCTTTTATTACAAATTCAATTACTTTTATAGTAATGGCTGTAAGTTCAATAGGTGTTATTGAAAGTGTTTTAAAGAAAAACAAAATTCAATGTGCATGTTTAGGAACGGTGTTTAATTTACCAATGTCAACAGTTACAATTATTGAAGATTTGCTAATGGTCACCATGTCAGCGATAATGCTAATATTAATTTAA
- a CDS encoding DUF305 domain-containing protein → MVDTFTNVYSNLNQVYMAGLMTASMIIIEILLMRTMYKNKRWNLIILVFSVFLLAGCFLFIRQQTAIGDKQFLRSMIPHHAGAILMCDKSSIQDPEIQELCRQIKISQEAEIEQMKAILNRLDQ, encoded by the coding sequence ATGGTAGACACCTTTACAAATGTTTATTCAAATTTAAACCAAGTATATATGGCAGGTTTAATGACAGCATCAATGATAATTATTGAAATATTGTTAATGCGGACTATGTATAAAAATAAAAGATGGAACCTTATTATTCTTGTGTTTAGTGTCTTTCTATTGGCGGGATGCTTTCTTTTTATACGGCAGCAGACAGCCATTGGAGATAAACAATTTTTAAGGTCAATGATTCCACATCATGCAGGTGCAATTCTAATGTGTGATAAAAGCTCTATTCAGGATCCGGAAATACAGGAATTATGCAGACAAATTAAAATAAGCCAGGAAGCAGAAATTGAACAAATGAAAGCTATATTAAATAGATTAGATCAATAA
- a CDS encoding thioredoxin family protein: MKRKIEVFVSDCPICIETVKRIKTEACQNCDIEVLNIKEDKDALTKSREYNVKHVPSVAIDGKLASCCENGGIDIEVLKNLGLGS, encoded by the coding sequence ATGAAAAGAAAAATTGAAGTATTCGTTTCGGACTGTCCAATTTGTATTGAAACAGTTAAAAGAATTAAAACAGAAGCATGTCAAAATTGCGACATTGAAGTGCTGAACATAAAAGAAGATAAGGATGCCTTAACAAAGAGCAGAGAATACAATGTTAAGCATGTTCCGTCAGTAGCAATAGATGGTAAATTAGCATCATGTTGTGAAAACGGAGGAATTGATATTGAAGTATTAAAAAATCTTGGATTAGGAAGTTAA
- a CDS encoding ThiF family adenylyltransferase, with protein MSEITSITEDIYKRQLNFADFPKKSAMVIGLGGVGSWLALDLALIGIGTLILIDPDNIEASNLNRTFFRLSDINRKKTEVIEEQINERRPDTIIITINDYFNSSHLNKYEVDYIFDCTDNLATRRIIEDLRNKVSLGLEEIDKIPFNLPDNEEGTIYRIPGAPSMTMTDEEYRNIPNNKHRTPAELHVIEMNKLHIPYCKCGYDGVFGTILINEFNRGRWGEDGCYSIVSSLFATPQMLAAMAVIEMLLVDCNQNICINFNIKHLLKNYKGDKQ; from the coding sequence ATGTCAGAAATAACATCAATAACAGAAGATATTTACAAAAGACAACTGAACTTTGCAGACTTTCCAAAGAAAAGCGCAATGGTAATTGGTCTCGGCGGAGTCGGAAGCTGGCTTGCCCTGGATTTGGCACTCATAGGAATAGGAACTCTTATTCTTATTGACCCTGATAACATCGAAGCATCTAATCTAAACAGGACTTTCTTCAGGTTAAGTGATATAAATAGAAAGAAAACCGAAGTAATTGAAGAACAAATAAATGAAAGAAGACCTGATACAATCATTATTACTATAAATGATTACTTCAATTCATCTCATTTAAATAAGTATGAAGTTGATTACATATTCGACTGCACGGATAATCTTGCAACGCGCAGGATTATCGAAGACTTAAGAAATAAAGTATCTTTGGGATTAGAAGAAATTGATAAAATCCCATTTAACCTGCCGGATAATGAAGAAGGAACTATATACAGAATACCCGGTGCTCCTAGCATGACAATGACAGATGAAGAATACAGAAACATTCCGAATAATAAACACCGAACTCCCGCTGAGCTTCACGTAATTGAAATGAATAAATTACATATACCCTATTGCAAATGCGGATATGATGGAGTATTTGGTACCATTCTCATAAATGAATTTAACCGCGGCAGATGGGGTGAAGACGGTTGTTATTCTATTGTTTCAAGTCTGTTTGCTACTCCTCAGATGCTTGCAGCAATGGCAGTTATTGAAATGCTGCTTGTAGATTGCAATCAAAATATATGCATTAACTTTAATATCAAACATCTTCTCAAGAACTATAAAGGAGACAAGCAATGA
- a CDS encoding DEAD/DEAH box helicase, producing the protein MPLTLLSPLIRKYIYDKKWETLRPIQLAAITKIISTNSNYILASRTASGKTEAAFLPIISKVNFQEKGVQVLYISPLIALINDQFVRIEELCKYLDIDVTKWHGEANKTLKQKLLKNPRDIVLITPESLEAMLVNAPYNVKHLFSNLKFIVIDEIHSFLGTDRGTQLRSLIFRLKQINNKFNVVGLSATIGDYVEAKKITCDEDNTIILLDKTSRELEAQFKYFESDTMELPIDLIKDLYLETKDNKALIFPNSRGRAEEIAVKLKKIAEKVKGHLYYFSHHSSVDKELREYTEHFAKNNQRNNFCISCTSTLELGIDIGTIDKVVQIDSAHSVSSLIQRVGRSGRREGEIGNLILYSTDKWNLLQSLACWLLYKEGFVEPVHFSEKPYDILLHQALSIVKQLSACSKPDLISLLLSNPSFQKITETEISEIIDELIKTDLLELLQNELIIGVAGEQIANSRDFYSMFKTELQLKVLNSGKSIGEIPFTPQLQINENIFLAAKVWKIVDVDLKSNKVEVIPAKDGKKPLFLGTGGNIHPKIREKMLEILFTEISYEELNDTCKDILQIFRKEFSHFKIENFATDRPVIAKHDKTLLYSFQGTRVNKSLQFLLNESEINSIYNENSSSFEISIDYKDFNNLIKRLCVLLNNIEPKIEEKLLANSSLLNFSKWGKYLPIKYQKNLLRDNYFDFQNTKLFLEKIKVIT; encoded by the coding sequence ATGCCGCTTACCTTATTATCTCCTCTTATCCGTAAATATATTTATGATAAAAAATGGGAAACATTACGTCCAATTCAACTTGCCGCTATAACTAAAATAATTTCTACTAATAGTAATTATATTTTAGCATCAAGAACTGCTTCAGGAAAAACTGAAGCTGCATTTTTACCAATCATATCAAAGGTGAATTTTCAAGAAAAGGGTGTTCAAGTTCTTTATATTTCGCCTCTAATTGCTCTTATAAATGATCAATTCGTTCGGATTGAAGAACTTTGTAAGTATTTAGATATTGATGTAACGAAATGGCATGGTGAAGCAAATAAAACTTTAAAACAAAAACTTTTAAAAAATCCAAGAGATATTGTTTTGATTACACCCGAATCACTAGAAGCAATGCTTGTAAATGCTCCTTACAATGTAAAACATTTATTCTCAAATTTAAAATTTATTGTTATTGATGAAATTCATTCTTTTTTAGGAACTGACAGAGGAACGCAGTTACGCTCACTTATTTTTAGACTAAAACAAATTAATAATAAGTTCAATGTAGTAGGACTCTCAGCAACTATTGGAGATTATGTTGAGGCGAAAAAAATAACATGTGATGAAGATAATACTATAATTTTACTCGATAAAACATCCCGTGAATTGGAAGCTCAATTTAAATATTTCGAATCTGATACTATGGAATTACCAATAGATTTAATTAAAGATTTATATCTTGAGACAAAAGATAATAAAGCATTGATATTTCCTAATAGCAGAGGTAGAGCAGAAGAAATTGCGGTGAAACTTAAAAAAATTGCTGAAAAAGTAAAAGGCCATCTTTATTATTTTTCTCATCATTCTTCAGTAGATAAAGAACTAAGAGAATACACAGAACATTTTGCTAAAAATAATCAAAGAAATAATTTTTGTATATCTTGTACCTCAACTTTAGAATTGGGAATTGATATTGGAACAATTGATAAAGTCGTTCAAATAGATTCAGCTCATTCGGTATCTTCTCTTATCCAAAGGGTTGGAAGAAGTGGCAGGAGAGAAGGTGAAATTGGAAATTTAATACTATATTCAACTGATAAATGGAATTTATTACAGTCTTTAGCCTGTTGGTTATTATATAAAGAAGGTTTTGTTGAACCTGTCCATTTTTCGGAAAAACCTTATGATATTTTATTACATCAAGCTCTTTCAATTGTTAAACAATTATCCGCATGTTCAAAACCTGATTTAATATCACTTCTTTTATCAAATCCTTCATTTCAGAAAATTACTGAAACTGAAATAAGTGAAATTATAGATGAACTAATTAAAACTGATTTACTTGAACTTTTACAGAATGAGTTAATTATTGGAGTTGCAGGTGAACAAATAGCGAATTCACGTGATTTTTACAGTATGTTTAAAACTGAATTACAACTTAAAGTTCTTAATAGTGGAAAGTCTATAGGTGAAATACCATTTACGCCTCAATTGCAAATAAATGAGAATATATTTTTAGCAGCGAAGGTATGGAAAATTGTTGATGTAGATCTGAAATCAAATAAAGTTGAAGTTATACCAGCTAAAGATGGGAAAAAACCCTTATTCTTAGGAACTGGTGGAAATATTCATCCAAAGATAAGAGAAAAGATGTTAGAAATTTTATTCACTGAAATTTCTTATGAAGAGTTAAATGATACTTGTAAAGATATTTTACAAATATTTCGAAAAGAATTTTCTCATTTTAAGATAGAAAATTTTGCAACAGATAGACCAGTTATTGCTAAACATGATAAAACACTTTTATATTCATTTCAGGGAACTAGAGTCAATAAAAGTTTGCAATTTTTATTAAATGAATCAGAAATTAATTCAATATATAATGAAAATAGTAGTAGTTTTGAGATTTCTATTGATTATAAAGATTTTAATAACCTCATTAAAAGATTATGTGTACTACTAAATAATATAGAACCTAAAATTGAGGAAAAACTTTTGGCTAATTCGTCATTACTAAATTTTTCTAAGTGGGGAAAATATTTACCAATTAAATATCAGAAAAATCTATTAAGAGATAATTATTTTGATTTTCAAAACACAAAATTATTTTTGGAAAAAATAAAAGTAATAACATAA
- a CDS encoding ATP-binding protein, protein MAINIKPKEATAIINSLLGGVVPKIGVQHITVGRSSEIDAFVQALEDVKNGHSIVKFWIGDFGSGKSFMLHLLNTVALKQKFVVANADFTPDNRLYSNDFKGVILYSAIIDNISIQTKPEGGALPTLLEKWIVNVVEKTARENNIHLSEIRNEKYLNLINDNILKTINEITDTGGFDFGVVVMKYYEGYITDNEQLKKNALKWLKGEYRTKTEARQDLGVREIINDINYYDMLKNFCKLFVNIGYNGFMINLDEAINLYKISTSVMREKNYEKILSIYNDCFQGKISNFFINFAGTKEFLENERRGLFSYQALKSRLETNKFETVEIRDFAQPVIRLMPLDNNQVFVLLNKLKEVFEFNYNITLDVSDAEVHLFMEEMFNKPGAHEFLTPREVIRDFLNILSIIRQNPEIDKKKLFGEIEIKDERPQENLDSIEEI, encoded by the coding sequence ATGGCAATTAATATTAAGCCAAAAGAAGCAACTGCAATTATAAATTCTTTATTAGGAGGTGTGGTTCCTAAAATAGGAGTTCAACATATTACAGTTGGACGTTCCTCCGAGATTGACGCATTTGTACAAGCGTTAGAGGATGTAAAAAATGGGCATAGTATCGTAAAGTTTTGGATCGGTGATTTTGGTTCTGGAAAATCTTTTATGCTTCATTTATTAAATACAGTTGCTTTGAAACAAAAGTTTGTAGTAGCAAATGCAGATTTTACGCCAGATAATAGATTGTATTCCAATGATTTTAAAGGTGTAATATTGTATTCCGCAATAATAGATAATATTTCAATTCAAACGAAACCTGAAGGAGGTGCGCTTCCTACGTTATTAGAAAAATGGATTGTTAATGTTGTAGAAAAAACAGCAAGAGAAAATAATATCCATTTATCAGAGATAAGAAATGAAAAGTATTTAAATTTAATTAATGATAATATTCTTAAAACAATAAATGAAATTACTGATACCGGAGGTTTTGATTTTGGAGTTGTAGTAATGAAATATTATGAAGGTTACATAACAGATAATGAACAGTTAAAAAAAAATGCACTGAAATGGTTGAAAGGAGAATACAGAACTAAAACTGAGGCAAGACAAGATTTAGGAGTTCGTGAAATAATAAATGATATTAACTATTATGATATGCTAAAGAATTTTTGCAAATTGTTTGTTAACATTGGTTATAATGGTTTTATGATAAATCTTGATGAAGCTATAAATTTGTATAAGATTTCAACTTCGGTTATGAGAGAAAAGAATTATGAAAAAATTTTATCTATTTATAATGATTGTTTTCAAGGTAAAATTTCTAATTTCTTTATTAATTTTGCTGGAACCAAAGAATTTCTAGAAAATGAACGAAGAGGATTGTTTAGTTATCAAGCTTTGAAATCGCGATTAGAAACAAATAAATTTGAAACTGTAGAAATTAGGGATTTTGCTCAACCAGTTATAAGATTAATGCCTTTAGATAATAATCAAGTTTTTGTGTTATTGAATAAATTGAAGGAGGTCTTTGAATTTAATTATAATATTACACTTGATGTTTCTGATGCGGAGGTTCATCTATTTATGGAAGAGATGTTCAATAAGCCGGGTGCTCATGAATTTTTAACTCCACGTGAAGTTATTAGAGATTTTTTAAATATATTAAGTATAATTAGACAAAATCCTGAAATTGATAAGAAAAAATTATTTGGTGAAATTGAAATTAAAGATGAAAGACCACAAGAAAACTTAGATAGTATAGAAGAAATATAA
- a CDS encoding tellurite resistance TerB C-terminal domain-containing protein, with amino-acid sequence MPLTEKLFYILLISMSFIVIIAIISFLTYIFIKNFNKKSTNKTNSINKIPNAYNATNQHLLKNSQVQEPQLSKDKFKDKSIIEVTIDYKIDPPQISYSSNENNPNTEAVYSKKIDEDNYNELKLGKRYKQKLGLSNQEVSWLNKFWDPNNVFLSIEGCCIETIKLYLLTIKSLNNKLKRNDSSIQMEVDFFKQELTNYTPTYATYWSDYEYIWAKEKIESDIFLTIFKRAESKLRESYNHKRKISTDFSYYEPKLKDLFESRIGSIVNEIIKESSDSISQPDEATEIELNIQNVNRWKLKLEHLTINFNENSKENFIDKIHELVKLNKKNSSVENIYFEASKFISKYDNTESLKFYIHYLYYDLKSDKFDNKKLTKTIQKTLFKNTEQIHEFEKIVSELIKTKNLDVAINQIQKIYLPKRKKIKLDKAIIDNVKSQHSNTVELLNEFLQDDYEDSNASINIKQINSEEMELDIIIKTENNLQKLFIDEIELNPIQIQLIELFSKNSFNLSVNEIEAFSKNNGVFKNQLIDSINESCYEFLDDILIEDLEVNYSLNQNYYQKIKLNGN; translated from the coding sequence GTGCCGCTAACTGAAAAATTATTTTATATTTTACTAATTTCTATGAGTTTTATCGTAATTATTGCTATAATATCATTCTTAACTTATATATTTATTAAGAATTTCAATAAAAAGTCTACTAATAAAACAAATAGTATTAATAAAATTCCTAATGCTTATAATGCTACAAATCAACATTTATTAAAGAATTCACAAGTGCAAGAGCCCCAATTATCTAAAGATAAATTTAAAGATAAATCTATCATTGAAGTAACTATTGATTATAAAATTGATCCGCCACAAATTTCATACAGTTCAAATGAAAATAATCCAAATACTGAAGCTGTTTATAGTAAAAAAATTGATGAAGATAATTATAATGAATTAAAGTTAGGTAAAAGATATAAACAAAAATTAGGATTAAGTAATCAAGAAGTTTCATGGCTAAATAAATTTTGGGATCCAAATAATGTGTTTTTATCTATTGAAGGCTGTTGCATAGAAACGATAAAACTTTATTTGTTAACAATTAAATCACTTAACAATAAATTAAAAAGAAATGATTCATCAATACAAATGGAAGTGGATTTCTTCAAACAGGAATTAACTAATTATACCCCAACTTATGCGACTTATTGGTCTGATTATGAATATATTTGGGCAAAAGAAAAAATAGAATCAGATATTTTTTTAACGATATTTAAACGAGCAGAGAGTAAGTTAAGAGAATCGTATAATCATAAACGAAAAATATCTACTGATTTTTCATACTATGAACCAAAGTTAAAAGACTTATTTGAAAGTCGGATAGGCTCAATAGTTAACGAGATAATTAAAGAATCGTCTGATTCTATAAGCCAACCGGATGAAGCAACGGAGATTGAATTAAATATACAGAATGTTAATAGATGGAAATTAAAACTTGAGCATCTAACAATTAATTTTAATGAGAACTCAAAAGAAAACTTTATTGATAAAATTCATGAATTAGTTAAACTTAATAAAAAAAACTCTTCAGTTGAAAATATTTATTTTGAAGCTTCAAAATTCATTTCTAAATATGATAATACTGAATCCTTAAAATTCTATATTCATTATTTATATTATGATTTAAAGTCTGATAAATTTGACAATAAGAAGCTAACAAAAACTATTCAAAAAACGCTTTTTAAAAATACTGAACAAATTCATGAATTTGAAAAAATAGTTAGCGAATTAATTAAGACTAAAAATTTAGATGTGGCTATTAACCAAATTCAGAAAATTTATTTACCGAAACGAAAAAAAATTAAACTTGATAAAGCAATAATAGATAATGTTAAAAGTCAGCATTCAAATACAGTAGAATTATTAAATGAATTTTTACAGGATGACTATGAAGATAGCAATGCGAGCATTAATATCAAACAAATAAATAGTGAAGAAATGGAATTAGATATAATTATAAAAACTGAAAATAATCTTCAAAAGTTATTTATTGACGAAATTGAGTTAAATCCTATTCAAATACAGTTAATTGAATTATTCAGTAAAAATTCGTTTAATCTTTCGGTTAATGAGATTGAGGCATTTTCAAAAAACAATGGAGTCTTTAAAAATCAATTGATAGATAGCATAAATGAATCCTGTTATGAATTTTTGGATGATATTTTAATTGAAGATTTAGAAGTAAATTACTCTTTAAACCAAAATTATTATCAAAAAATAAAGTTAAATGGCAATTAA
- a CDS encoding DNA/RNA non-specific endonuclease, producing the protein MKNIKIFIFSYVILVCGLSFSITGKPSESNYIPQPWEVHVVMGIPTDNDNSDDYIITRDQYVLSYNQNKNVSNWACWNLNEDWFGDAPRHSGSFFRDNSLPDGFYRAKHNDYTNSGYERGHMVMSEQRTKNIEDNESTFILTNVFPQRADLNKGPWVKLEFYCNDLAIDQDKELYIIAGGVYDNDRKLKGKGKGKVTIPDSCYKIIVILNKGEGLADVDSNTQVIAVMMPNKKGIKKHKWQRYITTIDAVEYSTGYDFLTAVPVDVQEVLEEREFQE; encoded by the coding sequence ATGAAAAATATTAAAATATTTATCTTTTCATATGTTATTTTAGTGTGTGGGTTATCTTTTTCTATAACGGGAAAACCTTCAGAAAGTAATTATATTCCCCAACCATGGGAAGTTCATGTTGTTATGGGAATTCCAACTGACAATGACAATTCCGATGATTATATAATTACACGAGACCAATATGTATTAAGCTATAACCAAAATAAAAATGTTTCCAATTGGGCTTGCTGGAACTTAAACGAAGATTGGTTCGGAGATGCGCCGCGGCATTCAGGTTCTTTCTTCAGAGATAATTCATTACCTGATGGATTTTATAGAGCAAAACACAATGATTATACAAACTCAGGATATGAAAGAGGTCATATGGTAATGAGTGAGCAAAGAACAAAAAATATTGAGGACAATGAATCTACATTTATATTAACTAATGTATTTCCTCAAAGAGCGGACCTTAATAAAGGACCATGGGTTAAGCTTGAGTTTTACTGCAATGATCTGGCAATAGATCAAGACAAAGAGCTTTATATAATCGCCGGCGGAGTTTATGATAATGACAGAAAGCTTAAAGGTAAGGGCAAAGGAAAAGTTACAATTCCTGACAGCTGTTATAAGATAATTGTGATTTTAAATAAAGGAGAAGGATTGGCCGATGTAGATTCAAATACGCAGGTTATTGCAGTTATGATGCCTAATAAGAAAGGAATTAAGAAACATAAATGGCAGAGATATATAACGACGATTGATGCTGTTGAGTATTCAACCGGATATGATTTTTTGACAGCTGTTCCTGTTGATGTTCAGGAAGTTTTAGAAGAGAGAGAGTTTCAGGAATAA
- a CDS encoding DUF6150 family protein, translating into MAIVKEVTSFPDFKVKIVTSFPDLYVYVTKSKSEAIGSDCIWFFSDSFPDKKIKFVDSFPDLKIQYVNSKSLAGWKNNSHHLQKRIG; encoded by the coding sequence ATGGCAATAGTGAAAGAAGTAACATCATTTCCAGATTTTAAGGTTAAGATAGTAACCTCCTTCCCCGATCTTTACGTTTATGTTACTAAATCAAAATCTGAAGCAATCGGAAGTGACTGTATTTGGTTTTTTTCTGATTCATTTCCGGATAAAAAAATAAAATTTGTTGATAGTTTTCCTGATTTAAAAATACAATATGTAAATTCAAAAAGTTTAGCTGGCTGGAAAAATAATTCACATCATTTACAAAAAAGAATAGGGTAA
- a CDS encoding C39 family peptidase, translating to MSIIIKRIPKNIIKIPLPDTWQETGYSCGAAVLQSILNYYAKGPIGERKVGCELNMTENGTDPYQIVKVLKKYKLKYKEFRPMTTEQLKKCIDEKKTVMIMLQAWGWKIKNINKYERSWKHGHWITAIGYDSNNFYFEDPSLNKTRGFIPIDKLDYRWHDWENQSLTSKRITTYNYGIAIWGNKIREKGSGLRARMIR from the coding sequence ATGAGCATTATAATAAAAAGAATCCCCAAAAATATAATTAAAATTCCATTACCGGATACATGGCAAGAAACTGGTTATTCCTGCGGCGCGGCCGTTTTGCAATCCATATTAAATTATTATGCTAAGGGACCAATTGGTGAAAGAAAGGTTGGCTGTGAATTAAATATGACAGAAAATGGAACCGATCCTTATCAAATAGTAAAAGTGCTTAAGAAATATAAGTTGAAATATAAAGAATTCCGCCCGATGACTACAGAGCAATTAAAGAAGTGCATCGATGAAAAAAAGACAGTCATGATAATGTTGCAGGCCTGGGGATGGAAGATTAAAAATATCAATAAATATGAGAGATCGTGGAAACACGGTCATTGGATTACTGCGATTGGTTATGATTCCAACAACTTTTACTTTGAAGATCCTTCTTTAAATAAAACAAGAGGTTTTATTCCAATTGATAAACTTGATTACCGATGGCATGATTGGGAAAATCAAAGTTTGACTTCAAAACGCATAACTACATATAATTATGGAATTGCTATATGGGGCAATAAAATCAGAGAAAAAGGAAGTGGGTTGCGAGCGAGAATGATTAGGTAA